The Setaria viridis chromosome 9, Setaria_viridis_v4.0, whole genome shotgun sequence sequence GAtcctgccgtcgccgtcggcgtcgtgcGCCGCGATCATCCTCCGGCAGTCCTCCTGCGCCGCGCCCTCGGCCATCCCGAGCCGCCGCATCACGTTCCAGAGCTCCCCGGCGCCCACGAAGCCGTCCTCGTCGCGGTCGAACACGTAGAACGCCTCCCtcagctccgcctcgctcgcgACCTTGCCCTCCAGCAGGTCGTCCACCGCCGCCCACATCGCCGCGCACCCGCCGCACGCCTTTGCATCGTCGTCACCGGACACCAGGCGGAGGCTATCCATGACCGCTACGACGTCGGAGCGCGACGCGCCCCTCTGAGCGCACCGCTCGCAATGCCGATGCTGCTGCCGTGGGggtgccacgccgccgccgccgccgctgtcgtcgtCCAAGACAACGACGCTGTCGTCGCGGGCCAGGAGACGCACGACCGCCAGCGACGCCGAGCGTATGCTCCTGCTCGCCGAGCTGACATTGTCGAGCAGAGGCTGGAGCTGGATGAGCACCATGATCAGGAAAGATGACACCGACACGATGAGGCAGCCGTGCTGATCGAAGACCGTCGGCACTAGGTCCAGCATGCTCCGCAGCGCCGTGTGGCAGCCCTGCCGGCCGATCAATTGCTCCTGTGTTTAGAAGATCCCTGGACTCCTTGGCAGCTTTGCTCGATGGAACGGGCTAGTGTCATGTGTGTGTATGCGAGTGTTGTGTGGACAGTGgacctgtgggctgtggcctcGACATGCTTCTGCGACAGATATATAGGGGGGGCAGTTGGGCGAGCCTGTGCTTCGTAGCTTTTGGTTATGCATCACAGCATCAGCTGGCGCGTGCCGGCAAACGTAGAGCAAGTTCCCGGCAACCGACGAGGAATATGCAGGGGCCCATTTTACAAGTCGCGTTCTTATCTGCCTTTATTTCTGTCGGCTTCTGTGCAAGACTTTGGGCTGGTATTTGTTAGCTAACTCCACTCTCTTTTACTTCTGTACCAAGCAACAGTACTGGATGCTACGGTAGATCCAACCAAGTAGGCAGGGCTTGAAATTTCCAGGCACTTGTACATGCCGCGACGATGCTGCACCAACGGCGCGGCGCAGACGCGACGCATAGAAAAACAGGCCACGAGATGGAGGAAACCCTCCTGTGCGGAACGCGTTCGGCGTTGACGGAATCGACCGTGCTACTGGAGTCTCTGGTGGTGAGTTCAGTTCCGAGTCCAGGCAGCATACCAGCCTGGCCATTCAGTCGCCACTTAAAATTGGTTAGGTGTCGTTAGTGTACGAGTCGTCGCAGAATCCTCTAAAGAATTACCGACACGGCCGTCTAGCGCATGCGTCGATCAGGTCGTTTCCCAGTGCAGGACGGAATGAGCTCGGACTCGGGACGTTTCGTTTGTTAGCTCTAAAGTTTCAAAGAAATGCTGGTTTAGAAAACATCTCTCACTGAAGCGGAAAACCGTGAAATAATAACAGGGAAATTCGAAACACCACCGGCCCATTTGGCTCCGGACTTGAAGCTCGTCCAGGACGGGATGGACTGGAATCGGAGCAGATACGGTGCCGGACGCAAACGCATGACCACCGCTTGACCTGCACAGCGTCGTCTACACGGGGCAGCCGTGGTGTGCGTGAAGAACACTGCCTTACTTTGCAGCTCGCAGTTGTCGCCCTGCTGGGAGCCTGGGATGCAATGCAACTTCGAGCACTTCCTCGTCTTCTTTTCCACCCAACTTTCCAGGTTCGGTGATCGAGTTGCAATTATTGGCAGGCGCAGCTTGGCACAACGGACAGGTGACTCTGGAATTAATCCTGCGAACTACGAATCCATGCGGCGGCAAACGCCGAGTCGTTTTCGTTATCCAGTAGCAGGAAACTTACATGAAACTTTCCTCTCTTGAGAGTGCAGGTGAGTCGCCGTTTACTAGCTACTTGATCTCCAGCTCCAAACGGATCCATTCTCCATCCAAGAAAAGCTTCAAATGGACACAAACTCGATCGTGGCGTTAAGCTCGAGTGCGTCAAAGGCACTCCAAATGACCAAACGTGACCAGTACATGCTGCGCAGTGCACGGTGAGTCAGGCACGTCCTCCCTCCAGCTGTTCGTTCTTCCATCATCGCTGCCGTGGGAGTTGCAGACGTATTTTACCAGTGCGTACTGACCGTGAGCGTTCGTCAAGCATTGCGGCTATATATGGCGTCCACGGATTCCTGGATGGCCGGAAACCGGCAGATAATCCCTCGGAGTTTCGGATCTCTTGGTTTTATTTCTGATGATCAACGATAGGATCGCCAGTCAGGGTTGTGCCCCGCACAATGGGGTCGGGTCCCGGTCACCGTCAGCATCACGACACGACTCATTTCGTCGGTCCCGGTTGACCTGGAGCCTGGAGGCGAACATTCCGTTTCGTTACAAAGTTGCTTCTCATCGCATTGCTACACAAGTTGCATCCTAGGAATTCGCTCGAGACCGCAGCCAGACCAGTGTGCGTATTCTCACCGGGAGACCTGCTTCGAATGACCAGGTCTTCTTTCGCACAGATAGAGCTGATCTGAAAATTGCATATGCATTTCAGGTTTCGACTTACCTTAAGTTCAGAACAGAACGAGAAACAAGCTCGACGAATTCAGCCTGAATTCAATAAGCACGTTGCCGCCACGCGATGCTGCCACAACAGGCGAAGGCGAGCCACAGAGGTTGGGGCAGCAGGTTCATTTGTTACGCAAAACTGGAGAACCCAAAAATCAGAACCAAACCAGATACGCCCTGGACTTTGTTCTAAACAAAAAGGTTGAACAAGTGACCCTAATCTTAAACGAAATATTATCATGTATGTTTCAGGTCACAGCAACACATGTTTGAATAGCTATTGCTATACAGCCTACCGCAATGAGCATACCAGTGGAATAGGGCGGCTAATGAGTAAACTGCACTAAAAATCCACAGGAACTTCGCCAAGCTTGAATTTATCTATGAATTCAACCATGCCCGCTGAACAAAATCGTGGCAAACCAAAACATGCCACACCTAGTTCAGGGAAATCGCAGCAGAACAATCAACAGAATGGAGATAAAGATGACCTACCCTCATCTACCATGTGATCTGATGATCAAACCAAGAAAATAAACAGCAAGCAAGATTCCACAAGCATGCCGACGGCGATGGCAGATGCTGTTTTGTCCACCTCCTTTTAAATGTTCTTTCAAACCATAACCTCTGGAACAGGGCAGGACTGCCCTTGGACCTGGCTGCAACAGACAAACCATTTTTAtgttgtttgaaaccttcagAAATGAGAGTAACAGACCAAAAAGGAACAACCATTCAGGGCATGTGGCAGCACCTGCAACCTTCCATCAACTCCAGAACACAGACGACTGTGAGTAACAAGTATCGGTAAAAGGCCCTTCCCTTCATAGAAATCATCCAGTTGCCTTCCAAGGGTTCTCACAGAAAAAGCATAAGGCGCAATGTCACTGCTTACATAAGCCAAACAGCTAGTGAAGGAGATCAGCCTTACATTGGTCACAGTGTCAACCAAACTGGCAGTCCACTAACGCATGCCGAAGTCTTCAGGAGATGGTAAGCACGCTAGAGGCTAACTTTTATTTAAGTTCATAACGAGCACTACACTAGCACATTACAAGCCACATAGTTCTCATAAAGCGAAGAGAATAGCTTGTCTTCCAGGAGCGCCAATTCAGAGAAATATGTACAGAAACTACAATATAAAGATAGCCGCATCACATTTCAGAACACCTTCACCATATTGTAACTTGTAAGCCTGCATCTGTCGCTGTCTGCAATGTAGAAGAAACTACTGAAGCTATGAACTATATTAACAAAAAGGTTGGTCTTACCCGACACTAATACGATCGCAGTATTTATCATTACCTTCAGCTCTCAGAAGAGTGTGGAGcaccttcatcatcatctgatGAGGATGGATCAGAGAAGAGTGCGCTCAAAGCAGAGAAGATAGGACTATCTGAGCGGTTGTCTCCATTGCGGTTAGTACCCTCTGTATCACTACTACTGCTTGCAGCAGCATTGTCTCCATCACCGTTCATAGCCCCAGCACCACTGGCTGATTCACATGGGTTCTTTGTCTCCTCGGTAGGCAACTGAAATCGACAGACTGGGCAAGAACTATGAAGCTCCAGCCATGGAAGGATGCAATGAGGGTGGAATTTGTGCTGACAGGGCATCTGCTTTGCTTCTGCACCCATCTCAAAGTCCTCAAGACAGACTGAACAGCCCAACAGTTCCTTGATGTTCACAGTTGGCAATGAATCCACTGCTTCCTTCTTGGCAGGTGGTGTGCCAGAACGACTGAGATCACTCTCTGCCAAACGCTGCAAGAGAATATCTAAGCCTGGACCAAGAAAGTAATCCCCAAGTGATACACCAGAACTTGTGTTGCTTGATTCCTCCTGGTTGTCATCGCGTCCAAATGTTCCTTGGAGAATAATAGCCTCATTGTTGGAGTTGATCAGTATTAGGCTTTCTGTCCTCTCCCTCCCACGATCGCTCAGTCTCTCTATTTCCCTTAACCTCTCCGCCCTCCTCTCCGCCCTCTGCCTCTCCACCCTCCTCTCCGCCCTCTGCCTctcccttctttctctctccatGTCTCTCTCTGTATCACTGTCAGTGTCATCCAAGCCCCTTATGTCATCATGGATAGTTTGGAGCAGCCTGGCAAGCGCTGATGAGCCCCTCCTCCTTCGCCTCCTACTGGGAACTTCAAGCTCACGGTCTGAAtcatcctcgtcatcatcctcatcagcATCGGCGTCCTCCATGGCCGCCCTCCTGAGTCTTGATCTGCGCGACGAACCCCCCAGCACACCAAGAAGCAGTGGAgccaagagagagagggagcgaTCAGACCTCGTGTTCGTAGCTGGTTCAAAGCCTTCAGAGTCCATCTCTTCCACAAACCCGCCCTCACAGCTCGGGCACTTCATCTCAGGCATAGGATCGATCACCTCCTCGCACATGTGGCACCAGTACCTCACTCCCTGGCCTTCATCCATTTTGAAACAAACTCTATCGACAACTTTTGTTTCACTTCAGTATCTTATCTTCCAGTCCGAATTCACCCCTGAGTACTTATAGCACAACCCAGCAACCATCAAAAGCTCTGCAGCGTCAAGAAGATTAAGGTATCTTATCTTCCTTCCCTGGCCTGAGAAAGCTATCCTTGTCACCCTGAAACAAATTTCCCCATGAGCATATGTACTTAACTTTTACTAAAACGAAAACACACACGCAAAGATTAAGGTACTAACAGATCCACCAGACAAAGGCAAACCAGCTGCTAGTATAATCCCACTGAACAAGCAACAAAGGCAGGATATTTCTAGGAAACTTTCTACATGCGCATCTGCAACTAAAGCACATATGCCTCATTCACGAGCACGAAACCCAGTACAGGCTCACAGTCTAAGCAAAGTGCAAACCCCAGTTCCCCAGGTTTCAGCCAAACCGGGGGGCCCTGCCGCTGGATCCAAGCAAGCGAAACCAACCCTACTCCACCAGCACTACTCCAACACTGCAGAATCTCACGCCACAGCCAAATCAAAACAAGCAAGAGCACGGATCTACGCTGCGGCCTCATCCAAACCCTACCGCTTCCAAAAGCGACGAAACGAGATGAAAGGATCAGGCGAAACAATAGCTCGGGTACTCGAAATTTGAAACGGGGGAGCCATTACCTTGGAGCGTCGCGGTGCGGGATTTCCCTTCAGGCCATGATCACCCCCTGCGCAGCGCCCTGCGTCGAGGAGCAGTTCGGAGTGgcgtggcgggggcggggccggAGGAATGGGATAAGCAGTGCAGAGAGGAAACTACGCGGAAGGTCCCAGAACCCGGATTCGCGAGTCCATTTATTAGGTTTTAGGGCTAATTGTGATTTATTAGGTTTTATAGGAGTACTCATCGCACTATAATACCAATATTTTGCAGATTTGACCCTGGTTAAAGTTTATTTACGGGAGTGCAGGGTCTGGGGAGTTGAGTAAACAAATAAAATTGACTCTAGGGGTTTTATTCTCTTTTCCAAAGTCCAACGGGTACATTTTGGATCTCGAGGCCTATACGCGTACGCCACCGTGAACTAGTTTTTTTTCTGTTCAGCTTGACGCGTGGCGGCCACGTGGCTGCAGGCCACGAAGATCATTTGGTGTACCGGGACACCTCATCGCCCACTGAACTGAATCCTGCAATATCTCCTCCCGTATGGCCGAAGCGATAGGAAATTAGGAAGGGCCTGCTCTTTGTTAAGCAATGCGTTTCTACTTGTTTAGATGCATCGTTAGCGGGATAACTAGGCCGGTGATTGGAGCAGAGGCTCGGATAAACAATTGGTCTGGGCTTGAGTAGTCTTTTTCGTCAAGTCTGTCAGAGGCTGCTGGCTGGGATGTAGCCACGTGTCAGTTCCAGGCTCACCTGGCGTCGTGTGATTCGGCTTGGAAAAGACTCTGAGACTTGCAGTCAGAGACGGAATCTGGTTTGCACGTGCCGGACGTGTGCGAGCACGGAATCTGCTGTCATGTCACGTTCGATTGACCGAATTGTGATATCCTGGTGATTTTTCACGTGTTTAAACTTATGGTCtatttgggagcactccacttcagaaaaaccagttccactccaccagctccacacttttctagctccactccaccaactcaaaaaaaacatgagctgttgcacgtgtttggctaatggcagtgctccagctcaaaaaatatgagcacttgttgtgaatagtctattttaccctttgtgaacggacccacatgtcatactcttctattttctcctctcttcttcctctctctcctctcctcttctcttctcaatTTTTGGAGGTGGGACACGCAGACGTGCCGCAGCTGGCGCCAGCGTTCTCCGGATGGCACGAAGACCATGTCGCAAGTGCAGTATAGGCGGTCGGCCATCCGCAGCCTGGCCTACgccctggccgcgccgccgtggcggagctcgccccggccggcctgcgCCCCGGCCACGCCGTCGCGGAGCTCACCCCCGACCGAACGCCCCCGCCGGCCTGCGCCCCGTGGGAGAAGGAAATGGAGACGACGGAGGAGATAGAAAAATAAGAACCGAACCGGTAACTTGTGTTaccagtggcaatggtgggtaaataaccccaactccatgagtaggtttttggagcacctcttgaggtactccataaaaaacgtggatctaccccctgctccacctttttcctggagccggagttgctggagctagacacgtttggctgcaaaatttttggagttggtggagtgaagcaatttttcctggagtggagtgctcccaaacacccccttaagaaCGAGCAAATGGACCTAAACAAAGCACGTGGAAGCATGAAAATACGGAGTGTAGAAGGATTTGTGGGACCATGTTTGCAAGGAGATTGGAACCTGGGCAAAGCAAAGCTGCCCATGGTCACGTGACGCAGCGCATGATCCGCTGCCCCCTTGAGATGACAGTCACACCCGTATTGCCCAAGCATAGTGAACGGCTAGCGAACCATAGTCTCTCCCATATCGTTGTAGCCAAGCGTGGCAAGTCCTCTTCGGAATGATGGAAGGTAAGGTATCGGCGACTCCCGAAACTAAGCAAGCATACAAGAAGCTATACGGGTCAACACTCGAGAAGACGAACCTCAAGGCTATCGAGGAGTTGTTCCCGTCAATGCAGGGAGCTCGCAGACGGCAATCGACCGTCACCATGGCCTGATGAGGGGTTGCTCTGCGGGTGTGTTTTGATTGATAGCTCTtgtgggtgtgtttggttgggctgtggctaaaaactgctgtgagctgtggaaaaATAGCAATGAGAAAGCAGCTGTAGGAAAAGCAGAAGACTGTTTGGTTAGaacagctgtgaaactgtatgctgtgtaagaaatacctataatgcccctaaaggtctgagggtctgtttatatgcaaattgctcgtaacaaaacaaaataatatGTTCACTAATTCAcatgtaaatgactattttaaaaaggaaaaaaagtaaATTTCTATAATTTTCACTATCTAATTGTAATTGATTGGTCCATataaatagaacaatatccatCAAAACAGTTTCGTGCCGTACAAGCTTGCCATTTCAACTCTGAATAGCCAAAGCTTGCCATTTCAACTCTGAATAGCCAACTTTGGCTCAAAGTTTAGAAAATTTTTACAAAAGAGTGCTGGACTCtaacatgcaaaatggaatgTATAACATGAGGTTAACAAGTTTCAGCAGTTGTTGGATAAATAAAAGTTGGTTTGAATATTTAaattggagctcaaagattgaAGTTTGCACTGTTTCAAACTCAGATGGTTAAACTGATTGACAAGTTCTACATGTTCAGTAAGGGCTCTTGTTTTACACTAAAGTTAAGAAATTTTTATCTCCAACTCCTTTGATGGTTGGAATAAAAGTGCTATCTATCACTTGTAGCTGATCGTATCATCAACAATTTTGGTTAAAGGCTAGGGACGAATTGATGGATGGTTTGGTCGAATTTCATCACAGAACAGGTTGGTTTTCCAACTCTCATGGTGTTGGCCGACTCTGGCACCTTCATGTTTGTGAGCGTGGCAATCCGTCGCTGTAGCCTTCCTCCTGCTACTGGCCGCCGGGTGCCTCCTCCTTCTGCCCACTAACGACGCCTCGTGCCCGATAATCAGAGCATCAACATGACGAAGCAGGAGCAGCTAATCGATTCCGGATTACTTTCACGCTACAACAACAGTCCGTTCAACACATACAACAACAttaattttgatcaatttgTGATTGCATATCCTCACAACGCATAGTTCAAATTAAAGACACTCGACTGATCAAGAATTAACACAATCAACAAGTACGATCCCAGGTCCCCGTGGCAACCTCTCGTAGGCGACGTTGATGAACAATGCGGCCACGACGATGATGGGCCCCGCGGTGATGAGCGTGCCGGCCACGCTGCCGCCGACGATCTGCCCATGCCCCCTGGCCAAGAACACGGCGAGGCTGGTGGCGCCGGGATACTGCGAGGGAGAGTATCTCGAACCTGCCGTGGAGCATGGCGACCGCCGT is a genomic window containing:
- the LOC117839849 gene encoding probable calcium-binding protein CML43 translates to MLDLVPTVFDQHGCLIVSVSSFLIMVLIQLQPLLDNVSSASRSIRSASLAVVRLLARDDSVVVLDDDSGGGGGVAPPRQQHRHCERCAQRGASRSDVVAVMDSLRLVSGDDDAKACGGCAAMWAAVDDLLEGKVASEAELREAFYVFDRDEDGFVGAGELWNVMRRLGMAEGAAQEDCRRMIAAHDADGDGRISFREFRAMMENAV
- the LOC117839072 gene encoding E3 ubiquitin-protein ligase SIRP1 — encoded protein: MDEGQGVRYWCHMCEEVIDPMPEMKCPSCEGGFVEEMDSEGFEPATNTRSDRSLSLLAPLLLGVLGGSSRRSRLRRAAMEDADADEDDDEDDSDRELEVPSRRRRRRGSSALARLLQTIHDDIRGLDDTDSDTERDMERERRERQRAERRVERQRAERRAERLREIERLSDRGRERTESLILINSNNEAIILQGTFGRDDNQEESSNTSSGVSLGDYFLGPGLDILLQRLAESDLSRSGTPPAKKEAVDSLPTVNIKELLGCSVCLEDFEMGAEAKQMPCQHKFHPHCILPWLELHSSCPVCRFQLPTEETKNPCESASGAGAMNGDGDNAAASSSSDTEGTNRNGDNRSDSPIFSALSALFSDPSSSDDDEGAPHSSES